From the Osmerus eperlanus chromosome 21, fOsmEpe2.1, whole genome shotgun sequence genome, one window contains:
- the LOC134007600 gene encoding adrenodoxin-like: protein MALATVTRRLFNASLRDTCLRNGAAVSSTSRSSTFSLNNRPMSVTDHSNWACVRHREFSTSTLPLSSNKVTVHLINRDGEKITVKGSPGDTLLDIIIDQDIDIDGFGACEGTLACSTCHLIFDEDVFKQLGPVTDEEMDMLDLAYGLTDTSRLGCQICLTKSLEGMTARVPESVADIRQSGDGSS, encoded by the exons ATGGCACTGGCGACAGTAACAAGAAGACTGTTTAACGCGTCGTTACGAGACACTTGTCTACGAAATGGCGCTGCTGTTTCATCAACAAGCAGAAGTTCAACGTTTTCGTTGAATAACAGGCCTATGTCTGTAACAGACCACAGCAATTGGGCCTGTGTTCGACATAGGGAATTTAGCACATCGACACTACCACTCAG TTCCAACAAGGTGACCGTCCACTTGATCAACCGTGACGGAGAGAAGATCACAGTGAAGGGCTCTCCAGGAGATACTCTACTAGACATCATCATTGACCAGGACATCGACATCGATGGCTTTG gtgcTTGTGAGGGGACCCTGGCCTGCTCCACCTGTCACCTGATCTTTGACGAGGATGTGTTTAAGCAGCTGGGCCCAGTCACAGACGAGGAGATGGACATGCTGGACCTGGCTTACGGACTTACTGACAC gtcTCGTCTGGGTTGCCAGATCTGTCTGACCAAGTCTCTGGAGGGTATGACTGCCAGGGTGCCCGAGAGTGTGGCAGACATCAGACAGAGTGGAGATGGATCTTCTTaa
- the wu:fa56d06 gene encoding uncharacterized protein wu:fa56d06 isoform X1 yields the protein MLNLVLLCLWALSGLNAAPLRDDVVAPPRGMVHNDQLNLPSGIPAYDQRRQGTEPSRRFLVDLNTGLLKEHASEMERRVGNVLEPPTMGLLRQDIQNSPHTPVDRKTGNIIQAVGDIETNFIFNSAGSVEVPAKMTEAGWVRESVSLPRSVPVEQRRQGTEPSRRFLMDLNTGLLKEHISEMERRVGKVYVPPFVDLFRQGTENSRATLVDTRTGTIIQEVGEMERNMKLVGEMERNMKPDVQKEWSEVVAEVHNVPVEQRRQGTEPSRRFLMDLNTGLLKEHISEMERRVGKVYVPPFVDLFRQGTENSRATLVDTRTGTIIQEVGEMERNMKLVGEMERNMKPDVQKEWSEVVAEVHNVPVEQRRQGTEPSRRFLMDLNTGLLKEHISEMERRVGKVYVPPFVDLFRQGTENSRATLVDTRTGTIIQEVGEMERNFIMKPQDVSRVQDQLDTECVGEVIDGRCYHFNPTPMTFSQAEASCRVLSRLGNLASITNSDLHSRLVSMVTKTSNSPVLTWLGGVGKDQKYEWTDGSAWDYTDWMPGHPNTLRDQPACLEMFRVDESWWTSVDCQLKRASICSFPVAA from the exons ATGCTGAATTTGGTGCTTTTGTGCCTTTGGGCATTGTCAG GCCTCAATGCTGCCCCCTTGAGAGATGACGTTGTAGCTCCACCAAGAGGCATGGTCCACAATGACCAACTGAATCTGCCCAGTGGAATCCCAGCCTATGACCAGCGCAGACAGGGCACAGAACCTTCCAGACGCTTCCTGGTGGACCTGAACACTGGCCTGCTGAAGGAACACGCcagtgagatggagaggagggtggggaatg tgtTAGAGCCTCCGACCATGGGCTTACTCAGACAGGACATCCAGAACTCTCCGCACACTCCAGTGGACAGAAAGACCGGGAACATCATCCAAGCGGTCGGGGACATAGAGACAAACTTCATCTTTAACTCTGCAG GCTCCGTGGAGGTGCCAGCCAAGATgacagaggcaggctgggtgagGGAAAGCGTGAGTCTGCCTCGCAGTGTCCCTGTGGAGCAGCGCAGGCAGGGCACAGAACCTTCCAGACGCTTCCTGATGGACCTGAACACTGGCCTGCTCAAGGAGCACATcagtgagatggagaggagggtggggaagg tgtATGTTCCTCCCTTCGTGGACTTGTTCAGACAGGGCACGGAGAACTCTCGGGCCACACTGGTGGACACCAGGACAGGAACCATCATCCAGGAAgtcggagagatggagaggaacatGAAGCTTgtcggagagatggagaggaacatGAAGCCAG ATGTGCAGAAGGAATGGTCTGAGGTTGTAGCTGAGGTTCACAATGTCCCAGTTGAGCAGCGCAGGCAGGGCACAGAACCTTCCAGACGCTTCCTGATGGACCTGAACACTGGCCTGCTGAAGGAGCACAtcagtgagatggagagaagggtggggaaGG tgtATGTTCCTCCCTTCGTGGACTTGTTCAGACAGGGCACGGAGAACTCTCGGGCCACACTGGTGGACACCAGGACAGGAACCATCATCCAGGAAGTCGGCGAGATGGAGAGGAACATGAAGCTTgtcggagagatggagaggaacatGAAGCCAG ATGTGCAGAAGGAATGGTCTGAGGTTGTAGCTGAGGTTCACAATGTCCCAGTTGAGCAGCGCAGGCAGGGCACAGAACCTTCCAGACGATTCCTGATGGACCTGAACACTGGCCTGCTGAAGGAGCACAtcagtgagatggagagaagggtggggaaGG tgtatGTTCCTCCCTTCGTGGACTTGTTCAGACAGGGCACGGAGAACTCCCGGGCCACACTGGTGGACACCAGGACAGGAACCATCATCCAGGAAgtcggagagatggagaggaacttCATAATGAAGCCgcagg ATGTCTCCAGAGTTCAAGATCAGTTAGACACAGAGTGTGTTGGAGAGGTCATTGATGGCCGCTGCTACCACTTCAATCCAACTCCAATGACCTTCAGCCAAGCAGAG gcctCATGCAGAGTTCTCAGCCGTCTTGGGAACCTGGCCTCCATTACCAACAGTGACCTGCACTCTCGCttggtctccatggtgaccaAGACCAGCAACAGCCCTGTTTTGACTTGGCTAGGCGGAGTTGGCAAG gaCCAGAAGTATGAATGGACTGATGGGTCCGCCTGGGATTACACTGACTGGATGCCTGGACACCCAAACACACTGAGAGACCAGCCGGCTTGTCTGGAGATGTTCAGAGTTG atgagAGTTGGTGGACATCTGTGGACTGTCAGTTGAAGAGGGCATCCATTTGCTCTTTCCCCGTGGCAGCATAA
- the wu:fa56d06 gene encoding uncharacterized protein wu:fa56d06 isoform X2 yields MLNLVLLCLWALSGLNAAPLRDDVVAPPRGMVHNDQLNLPSGIPAYDQRRQGTEPSRRFLVDLNTGLLKEHASEMERRVGNVLEPPTMGLLRQDIQNSPHTPVDRKTGNIIQAVGDIETNFIFNSAGSVEVPAKMTEAGWVRESVSLPRSVPVEQRRQGTEPSRRFLMDLNTGLLKEHISEMERRVGKVYVPPFVDLFRQGTENSRATLVDTRTGTIIQEVGEMERNMKLVGEMERNMKPDVQKEWSEVVAEVHNVPVEQRRQGTEPSRRFLMDLNTGLLKEHISEMERRVGKVYVPPFVDLFRQGTENSRATLVDTRTGTIIQEVGEMERNMKLVGEMERNMKPVGEMERNFIMKPQDVSRVQDQLDTECVGEVIDGRCYHFNPTPMTFSQAEASCRVLSRLGNLASITNSDLHSRLVSMVTKTSNSPVLTWLGGVGKDQKYEWTDGSAWDYTDWMPGHPNTLRDQPACLEMFRVDESWWTSVDCQLKRASICSFPVAA; encoded by the exons ATGCTGAATTTGGTGCTTTTGTGCCTTTGGGCATTGTCAG GCCTCAATGCTGCCCCCTTGAGAGATGACGTTGTAGCTCCACCAAGAGGCATGGTCCACAATGACCAACTGAATCTGCCCAGTGGAATCCCAGCCTATGACCAGCGCAGACAGGGCACAGAACCTTCCAGACGCTTCCTGGTGGACCTGAACACTGGCCTGCTGAAGGAACACGCcagtgagatggagaggagggtggggaatg tgtTAGAGCCTCCGACCATGGGCTTACTCAGACAGGACATCCAGAACTCTCCGCACACTCCAGTGGACAGAAAGACCGGGAACATCATCCAAGCGGTCGGGGACATAGAGACAAACTTCATCTTTAACTCTGCAG GCTCCGTGGAGGTGCCAGCCAAGATgacagaggcaggctgggtgagGGAAAGCGTGAGTCTGCCTCGCAGTGTCCCTGTGGAGCAGCGCAGGCAGGGCACAGAACCTTCCAGACGCTTCCTGATGGACCTGAACACTGGCCTGCTCAAGGAGCACATcagtgagatggagaggagggtggggaagg tgtATGTTCCTCCCTTCGTGGACTTGTTCAGACAGGGCACGGAGAACTCTCGGGCCACACTGGTGGACACCAGGACAGGAACCATCATCCAGGAAgtcggagagatggagaggaacatGAAGCTTgtcggagagatggagaggaacatGAAGCCAG ATGTGCAGAAGGAATGGTCTGAGGTTGTAGCTGAGGTTCACAATGTCCCAGTTGAGCAGCGCAGGCAGGGCACAGAACCTTCCAGACGCTTCCTGATGGACCTGAACACTGGCCTGCTGAAGGAGCACAtcagtgagatggagagaagggtggggaaGG tgtATGTTCCTCCCTTCGTGGACTTGTTCAGACAGGGCACGGAGAACTCTCGGGCCACACTGGTGGACACCAGGACAGGAACCATCATCCAGGAAGTCGGCGAGATGGAGAGGAACATGAAGCTTgtcggagagatggagaggaacatGAAGCCAG tcggagagatggagaggaacttCATAATGAAGCCgcagg ATGTCTCCAGAGTTCAAGATCAGTTAGACACAGAGTGTGTTGGAGAGGTCATTGATGGCCGCTGCTACCACTTCAATCCAACTCCAATGACCTTCAGCCAAGCAGAG gcctCATGCAGAGTTCTCAGCCGTCTTGGGAACCTGGCCTCCATTACCAACAGTGACCTGCACTCTCGCttggtctccatggtgaccaAGACCAGCAACAGCCCTGTTTTGACTTGGCTAGGCGGAGTTGGCAAG gaCCAGAAGTATGAATGGACTGATGGGTCCGCCTGGGATTACACTGACTGGATGCCTGGACACCCAAACACACTGAGAGACCAGCCGGCTTGTCTGGAGATGTTCAGAGTTG atgagAGTTGGTGGACATCTGTGGACTGTCAGTTGAAGAGGGCATCCATTTGCTCTTTCCCCGTGGCAGCATAA
- the si:dkeyp-117h8.4 gene encoding serine/arginine repetitive matrix protein 1: MLSKIGKAWRRQQVADAAGSVLRRYRQMRWSSGRRKLNSADANSTLGPVRRHVRPALNQTITFPQTFPPKKRSLNPSRSVSPYLKRTDASVHAPQRLWDSHAEGKSPSRGRESKRRHLPILVMDFSEPSSSHEFSELDKTFSISDSPPPSSSPSSSSPPRQERTVVLSPRSAYPEAGSSGTQPARPVSNREAPPNLPSHKRLTAVRPVVITAPLTPECSRTHCSPARENPFTRHHHASPNSHARSPLPAPASPHRSLQKPVSSLGRLYPRDSRRLTQSKLPTSQSPRPRPGPGQQQLQPRLSLDWSAPSLGQRLSSKQLDEEFKEVYRRFICRAESPLRHNPHCRFCERKVESEGRSSSILAALALSPYHLKKRHRELDQERSPQAKRPRDGCFVNSPGSLRQRKAMLRIQHRTSRFLSSTLTEPSSVSDAWSHKEPALGQARTALHPSTERQVKRAGEARFSLQLPALKEQYNRFVRQYQGQSPEPSEWSGCPSRLSSSLSRRRLLYK; this comes from the exons ATGCTCAGCAAGATTGGCAAGGCCTGGCGCCGCCAGCAGGTGGCGGACGCGGCGGGCTCAGTCCTGAGGAGGTACCGCCAAATGAGGTGGTCCTCCGGCAGGCGAAAGCTGAACAGCGCCGACGCCAACAGCACCCTGGGACCTGTTCGCAGGCACGTGAGGCCTGCCCTCAACCAAACCATCACTTTCCCTCAGACTTTCCCTCCTAAGAAAAGGTCTCTGAACCCCAGCCGGTCCGTGTCTCCGTACCTCAAGAGGACTGACGCGAGCGTCCATGCTCCCCAGCGCCTTTGGGATAGCCACGCTGAGGGGAAGTCCccgagcagagggagggagtcgAAGAGAAGACATCTCCCTATCCTGGTGATGGACTTCTCTGAGCCTTCATCTTCACATGAGTTCTCTGAACTAGACAAAACGTTCTCCATATCcgactcccctcccccctcttcctccccctcctcctcctcgccccctaGACAGGAGCGTACTGTCGTGCTCAGCCCCAGGTCTGCCTATCCCGAGGCAGGAAGTTCCGGGACACAACCGGCGAGGCCTGTTTCCAACAGGGAGGCCCCGCCCAATCTCCCGTCGCATAAGAGATTAACCGCTGTACGCCCCGTGGTCATCACGGCACCCTTGACCCCAGAGTGCTCCAGGACCCACTGCTCCCCCGCCAGAGAGAATCCCTTCACACGGCACCATCACGCGTCTCCCAACAGCCACGCCAGAAGCCCCCTGCCGGCCCCAGCGTCGCCACACCGCTCTCTCCAGAAGCCTGTCTCGTCGCTCGGGCGTCTCTACCCCCGGGACTCCCGCAGGCTCACCCAGTCCAAGCTCCCCACTTCCCAGTCGCCCCGGCCCCGGCCTGGGCCTGGCCAGCAACAGCTCCAGCCCCGCCTCTCCCTGGACTGGtcggccccctccctcggccAGAGGCTTTCCTCGAAGCAGCTCGACGAGGAGTTTAAGGAAGTCTACCGCAGGTTTATTTGCCGGGCGGAATCCCCGCTCCGGCACAACCCTCACTGCCGCTTCTGCGAGAGGAAGGTGGAGAGCGAGGGTCGGTCCTCCTCCATACTGGCTGCCCtggccctctctccctaccaccTGAAGAAGCGCCACAGGGAGCTGGACCAGGAGCGTTCTCCCCAGGCCAAACGTCCCAGGGACGGCTGCTTTGTGAACTCCCCAGGGTCTCTGCGCCAGAGGAAGGCCATGTTGAGGATCCAGCATCGCACCAGTCGTTTTCTGTCGTCCACTCTCACAGAGCCCTCCTCTGTCTCGGACGCCTGGAGCCACAAGGAGCCTGCCTTGGGCCAGGCACGCACCGCACTGCACCCCTCGACTGAGAGACAAGTCAAGAGAGCCGGGGAGGCCAGGTTCAGCCTGCAGCTTCCTGCCTTG AAAGAACAGTACAACAGATTTGTCAGACAATATCAAG GACAGTCACCAGAACCATCCGAATGGAGTGGCTGCCCCTCAAGGCTTTCGTCCAGTTTGTCAAGAAGAAGACTGCTCTATAAATAG